The genomic window CATCACGGCCTCTACCTGCGCGCGGCCGATGGCCGCTCGCACCTGGTCGTGGACCCGATGGAGCGCGACCAGGCCGCGCTGTCGGGCGGCGACTGGTCCACTTATTCGCAGCACGGCTTCCTCGCCATGCTGAAGAGCGCCGACTCGCAGGCCGAGGCGTCCGCGAACATGATCGCCAAGCTCGCGGGTGAGATGCGGATCGAGGGCAGCGTCGCGTTCACCGGCGAGGCGCCGCTCGGCTTCGCGTGGTCCATGCTCTCGCACCTGCGCGGGCTCGCCCCGGCCATCGTCGTGGACGGCCGCCAGCCGGACGTGCTCGCCGAGGCGATGGCGACCAAGGACGACGGCGAACTCGAAACGATCCGCAGGTGTTCGCGCGGCGTGGTGGATGCCATGCAGCGGGTCGCGAAGTACCTGGGTTCGCTCAGGCCGAAGAACGGTCATCTGACCGACGGCGTCAACGACGTGGCCCGACTCGGACACGTGCGCGCGCTCATCCACCGGACGTTCGCCGAGCACCGGTTGGCCGAGGACGGCGAAAGCATCGTGGCGATGGGCCGCGACGCGGGCGTGCCGCACAATCGCGGCAACGACGGCGAGGCGATCCGGCGCGGGGAGACGATCATCGTGGACATCTTCCCGGGCGAGGCCGGCGGCGGCTACCACACCGACATGACCCGCACGTTCGTCGTCGGCAGGGCCCCCGACGCGGTGAAGAAGATGTACGCCGACTGCCGCGAGAACTTCGACAAGGTCATGGCCGCGATGAAGGCCGGCGAGCCGTGCCGCTCCTACCAGGAAATGACCTGCGACATCTTCGAGCGGCAGGGCCACGCCACCCTCCGCAAGGACGCGAGCACGACGGAAGGCTACGTGCACGGCCTCGGGCACGGCGTCGGGCTCGCGGTGCACGAAGGACCGCGCCTCGGCGGGCCGCCGAGCAACACGACGACGCTCCAGCCCGGCCACGTGGTGTCGGTCGAGCCGGGGCTTTACTACCCTTCGCGCGGCATGGGCTGCCGGATCGAGGACCTGGTCGCGGTGCGCGCAGACGGCACGCTCGAGAACCTGACGCCCTGCTCGTACGAGCTCGAGGTGGGGCCCCTCGATTGAAGGCGACTCCCTACGAGGTCCCGCGCCCGCCGCGCTGGGAGAAGGCGGTGCTGGTCGGGCACGCCGGACGCGACCGCGAGCACCTCGAGCGCTCGATGGAGGAGCTGGCGCTGCTCGCCGACACGGCGGGCGCGCGCGTGCTCGGCTCGCTCGTGCAGCGGCGCGGCGACCTGCATCCGGCCACGTTCATCGGCAAGGGCAAGCTCGAGGAGCTCAAGCAGCTCGTCGGCACGACCGGCGCCGAGATGGCGATCTTCGACGACGATCTGTCGCCGGCGCAGGTCCGCAATCTCGAGAAGGCGTCGCAGTGCAAGGTCATTGATCGCTCCGAGCTGATCCTCGACATCTTCGCGCGCCGCGCGCGCACGCGGGAATCGCGCCTGCAGGTCGAACTCGCTCAATTGGAGTACACGCTGCCGCGCCTCATGGGCATGTGGAAGCACCTCGAGCGGCAGGCCGGCGGAATCGGCACGCGCGGACCCGGCGAGACGCAGCTCGAGACCGACCGCCGGCTGGTGCGCGACCGCATCGCGAAGCTCAAGGAAGCGCTGCGCGCGGTCGAGAAGGAGCGCGAGACGCAGCGCCACCGCCGCCGCCGCGAGTTCCGCGTCGCGCTCGTCGGCTACACGAACGCCGGCAAGAGCACGCTGTTCAACGCCCTCACGCGCAGCGACGTGTTCGTCGAGAACCGGCTGTTCGCCACGCTCGACTCGACCACCCGCCAGATGGTGAGCCCCGAGCGGCAGGTGGTTCTGGTGACCGACACGGTCGGCTTCATCCGCAAGCTGCCGCATCATCTCGTCGCGTCGTTCCACAGCACGCTCGTCGAGGCGATCGAGGC from Candidatus Eisenbacteria bacterium includes these protein-coding regions:
- a CDS encoding aminopeptidase P family protein, encoding MRTDLDRLMRERGLAGLVVLAHDHHSPAMYWCSGQKIHHGLYLRAADGRSHLVVDPMERDQAALSGGDWSTYSQHGFLAMLKSADSQAEASANMIAKLAGEMRIEGSVAFTGEAPLGFAWSMLSHLRGLAPAIVVDGRQPDVLAEAMATKDDGELETIRRCSRGVVDAMQRVAKYLGSLRPKNGHLTDGVNDVARLGHVRALIHRTFAEHRLAEDGESIVAMGRDAGVPHNRGNDGEAIRRGETIIVDIFPGEAGGGYHTDMTRTFVVGRAPDAVKKMYADCRENFDKVMAAMKAGEPCRSYQEMTCDIFERQGHATLRKDASTTEGYVHGLGHGVGLAVHEGPRLGGPPSNTTTLQPGHVVSVEPGLYYPSRGMGCRIEDLVAVRADGTLENLTPCSYELEVGPLD
- the hflX gene encoding GTPase HflX; protein product: MKATPYEVPRPPRWEKAVLVGHAGRDREHLERSMEELALLADTAGARVLGSLVQRRGDLHPATFIGKGKLEELKQLVGTTGAEMAIFDDDLSPAQVRNLEKASQCKVIDRSELILDIFARRARTRESRLQVELAQLEYTLPRLMGMWKHLERQAGGIGTRGPGETQLETDRRLVRDRIAKLKEALRAVEKERETQRHRRRREFRVALVGYTNAGKSTLFNALTRSDVFVENRLFATLDSTTRQMVSPERQVVLVTDTVGFIRKLPHHLVASFHSTLVEAIEADVLLHVTDAADPDFRRHLTAVDVVLDKILDEPRPPRIMVFNKCDRFAPDDAAVLRVEFPDCHVVSAATGEGLGELRAELFRRAGERRAARAG